A window of the candidate division KSB1 bacterium genome harbors these coding sequences:
- a CDS encoding carboxypeptidase — protein MKLSRILMILAVAITSSAFSQNRELETESAVMTEHQVTVKGKRFPYQATAGTQPVWDKDGKAIASLFYTYYERSDIKDRAARPLLISFNGGPGSASVWMHLGYTGPRVLRINDEGYPIQPYGVKENPNSVLDVADIVYVNPVNTGFSRIVKQEDDKKEKVEKSTFFGVNADIKYLAEWISAFVSRKNRWRSPKYLIGESYGTTRVSGLALELQNSQWMYLNGVILVSPTDIGIERGGPVEAALQLPYFTAAAWYHKALNDDLQQKDLEEILPEVENYTIKELIPAMAAGGFLEQAKKKEIAAKMAYYSGVSEKTFLQYNLDVPTRYFWKELLRNEGYTVGRLDSRYLGLDKNEGGSRPDFSAELTSWLHSFTPAINYYLREELNYKTDIKYNMFGPVRPWDRRNNRTGENLREAVAMNPYLHVMIQSGYYDGATQYFNAKYTLWHLDPSGKLKDRLRFEAYRSGHMMYLRAEDLASSNEHLREFIRDSMPATGVPAQYKVR, from the coding sequence ATGAAACTTTCTAGAATATTAATGATTCTTGCAGTTGCAATTACATCCTCTGCTTTTTCCCAGAACCGGGAATTGGAGACCGAATCCGCTGTTATGACCGAACACCAGGTCACTGTTAAAGGTAAGCGTTTTCCCTACCAGGCAACAGCGGGAACACAACCTGTCTGGGATAAAGATGGCAAAGCGATAGCTTCGTTGTTTTACACCTATTATGAGCGATCTGATATTAAAGATCGTGCGGCAAGGCCTTTGCTGATTTCGTTTAATGGCGGCCCCGGCTCCGCGTCTGTTTGGATGCACCTTGGATATACCGGACCGCGCGTCCTCCGGATTAATGACGAGGGTTACCCGATACAGCCTTACGGCGTTAAAGAGAATCCGAATTCCGTTCTGGACGTGGCCGATATTGTTTATGTAAATCCTGTGAATACCGGTTTTTCCAGAATCGTGAAGCAGGAAGATGATAAGAAGGAGAAGGTTGAAAAATCAACTTTTTTTGGTGTGAATGCCGACATCAAATATTTGGCTGAGTGGATCAGCGCTTTTGTATCCAGAAAAAATCGCTGGCGGTCTCCCAAGTACTTGATTGGCGAAAGCTACGGCACAACACGGGTTTCGGGATTAGCGCTGGAGCTGCAAAATTCTCAATGGATGTATCTTAACGGCGTTATTCTGGTTTCTCCTACGGATATCGGTATTGAACGAGGCGGACCTGTCGAAGCGGCGTTGCAATTACCGTATTTCACGGCAGCTGCCTGGTATCATAAAGCACTCAATGATGACCTGCAGCAGAAGGACCTGGAAGAAATATTACCGGAAGTTGAGAATTATACCATTAAGGAACTCATTCCGGCCATGGCGGCAGGTGGTTTTCTGGAACAGGCAAAGAAGAAAGAAATTGCCGCTAAGATGGCTTATTATTCAGGTGTTTCGGAAAAAACATTTTTACAATATAATTTAGATGTCCCGACCCGCTATTTCTGGAAGGAACTTTTGAGAAATGAAGGGTACACCGTGGGAAGATTGGATTCACGGTACCTGGGTCTCGACAAAAACGAGGGGGGAAGCCGGCCCGATTTTAGCGCTGAATTAACATCCTGGCTGCATTCTTTTACGCCGGCGATTAATTATTATTTGAGGGAAGAGCTTAACTACAAAACGGATATTAAATATAATATGTTTGGCCCGGTGCGTCCGTGGGATAGACGTAACAACCGAACGGGTGAAAACCTGCGCGAAGCTGTGGCAATGAACCCCTATCTGCATGTGATGATCCAGTCAGGTTATTATGACGGCGCGACCCAGTATTTCAATGCCAAGTATACACTCTGGCATCTTGACCCGAGCGGAAAGTTGAAAGACCGGCTAAGATTTGAAGCCTACCGCAGTGGGCATATGATGTATCTGCGCGCGGAAGACCTGGCGAGTTCCAATGAGCACCTCAGGGAATTTATCCGTGATTCGATGCCCGCTACAGGGGTACCGGCTCAGTATAAAGTTAGGTAG
- a CDS encoding vitamin B12-dependent ribonucleotide reductase — protein sequence MASGFSAPKKDRANATGPVSGSGADGKGLTIANYYTKPDKNPFDSIKWQKRTAKITNEKGEIIFEQKNIETPSFWSQTALNVVASKYFNGKLGTPQRESSVKQLINRVSETLSDWGREDGYFATEEDAATFYHELTHILINQKATFNSPVWFNCGIEEKPQCSACFINSVTDSMSSILDLAKIEGMLFKWGSGAGSNLSAIRSSKEKISGGGTASGPVSFMKGFDAFAGVIKSGGKTRRAAKMVILNIDHPDIVDFINCKTNEEKKAWALIDAGYDSAIDGEAYTSIFFQNANHSVRVSDEFMKALVEDKKWQTIEINSGNVADSYRAKDLMKMIAEAAWLSGDPGIQFDTMINDWHTCLNTDRIYASNPCSEYMFLDDTACNLSSINLMKFRKEDGEFDVESFLHTVSIMILAKEIIVGNASYPTPAIAKNSRDFRPLGLGYANLGALLMSLGLPYDSDEGRGYAGAITALMCGQAYKTSAIIASKLGPFPKYKKNRSSMLRVIKQHREHVDKIRKELVPSELFLSAKKVWDDAYALGSEYGYKNSQVTVLAPTGTIAFMMDCDTTGIEPDLALVKYKKLVGGGVMKIVNNTIPEALKKLNYTEAEITAIVKYVDERDTIEGAPGLKKDHLPVFDCSFKPANGERTIHHMGHVKMMAAAQPFLSGAISKTVNMPNEVTPEDIAQTYIESWKMGLKSIAIYRDGCKRSQPLNTDLKDGEGKESEAKAPVVAQPRRKRLPDERQAITHKFSIAGHEGYITVGMYEDGTPGEIFIVMAKEGSVVSGLMDSFATAISLALQYGVPLTVLINKFIHSRFEPSGFTNNPKIRMAKSITDYIFRWLALKFLPPDASQEAMTETDEFAPENSIKQGQSDHAAQEKLVYQTQADAPPCFECGAIMVRNGSCYKCLNCGSTSGCS from the coding sequence ATGGCTTCAGGATTCTCAGCCCCAAAAAAGGACAGAGCAAACGCAACAGGACCGGTTTCGGGAAGCGGTGCCGACGGCAAAGGCTTAACCATTGCAAATTATTACACCAAACCCGATAAAAATCCGTTCGATAGCATAAAATGGCAAAAGCGCACAGCGAAAATAACCAACGAAAAAGGCGAAATTATTTTTGAGCAGAAAAATATCGAGACGCCTTCCTTCTGGTCGCAGACAGCGCTCAATGTGGTCGCTTCAAAATATTTCAACGGCAAACTCGGAACCCCCCAGCGAGAAAGCAGTGTGAAGCAGCTCATTAACCGGGTATCCGAAACCCTTTCCGATTGGGGAAGAGAAGACGGCTATTTTGCAACTGAGGAAGATGCCGCAACTTTCTATCACGAATTGACCCACATTTTGATCAATCAAAAAGCTACTTTTAACAGCCCGGTCTGGTTTAATTGCGGCATTGAAGAAAAGCCTCAATGTTCGGCTTGTTTTATAAATTCGGTCACAGACAGCATGTCATCAATTCTGGATTTAGCGAAAATCGAAGGCATGCTTTTTAAATGGGGTTCAGGCGCCGGTTCCAATCTCTCTGCCATTCGCTCTTCAAAAGAAAAAATTTCCGGTGGCGGAACGGCTTCCGGACCGGTCTCTTTCATGAAAGGATTCGACGCGTTTGCCGGGGTCATTAAGTCCGGCGGTAAAACACGCCGCGCAGCGAAAATGGTCATTCTAAATATCGACCACCCGGACATTGTTGACTTCATCAATTGCAAAACAAATGAAGAAAAAAAGGCCTGGGCTTTAATCGATGCCGGATATGACAGCGCCATCGATGGAGAAGCCTACACCAGCATCTTTTTCCAAAACGCCAATCACAGCGTGCGGGTCAGCGATGAATTCATGAAAGCGTTAGTTGAAGATAAAAAATGGCAGACCATAGAAATCAACTCTGGCAATGTCGCCGACTCTTACCGGGCGAAAGATTTGATGAAAATGATAGCAGAGGCAGCCTGGCTTTCCGGCGATCCGGGAATTCAATTCGATACCATGATAAACGATTGGCATACCTGCCTGAACACGGATCGAATTTACGCCTCAAACCCCTGCAGCGAATACATGTTTTTGGATGATACGGCCTGCAATCTGTCTTCAATAAACCTGATGAAATTTCGCAAAGAAGATGGTGAGTTTGACGTTGAATCTTTCTTGCACACAGTCAGCATCATGATTCTGGCTAAAGAAATTATCGTTGGCAATGCAAGCTATCCAACTCCGGCAATCGCAAAGAACAGCCGCGACTTTCGTCCTCTCGGTTTAGGGTACGCCAACCTCGGCGCTTTGCTGATGTCTCTTGGCTTGCCTTACGACAGCGATGAAGGCCGGGGATATGCCGGGGCAATTACTGCTTTGATGTGCGGGCAAGCTTACAAAACTTCAGCGATCATTGCGAGCAAGCTCGGCCCCTTTCCCAAATACAAAAAGAATCGTTCTTCAATGCTGCGCGTCATTAAACAGCACCGGGAGCACGTTGATAAAATTCGGAAAGAACTTGTGCCAAGCGAACTCTTTCTTTCAGCCAAAAAGGTCTGGGACGACGCCTATGCCCTCGGCAGCGAGTACGGCTACAAAAACTCCCAGGTAACCGTCCTGGCGCCGACCGGCACCATCGCTTTTATGATGGATTGCGACACCACCGGCATCGAACCGGATCTGGCCCTGGTTAAATACAAAAAGCTTGTCGGCGGCGGGGTTATGAAAATTGTCAACAACACCATTCCCGAAGCTCTCAAAAAACTCAACTACACGGAAGCAGAGATCACTGCGATTGTCAAATACGTCGACGAACGCGATACCATCGAAGGCGCCCCCGGATTGAAGAAAGACCACCTGCCGGTTTTTGACTGCTCATTCAAGCCGGCGAACGGCGAGCGAACCATCCATCATATGGGCCATGTCAAAATGATGGCGGCGGCACAGCCCTTCCTCTCCGGCGCCATTTCAAAAACGGTGAATATGCCGAACGAGGTGACACCTGAAGACATTGCACAAACCTACATCGAATCCTGGAAAATGGGGTTGAAATCGATCGCCATTTACCGCGATGGCTGCAAACGCTCCCAACCGCTAAACACAGATTTAAAGGACGGAGAAGGAAAAGAATCAGAGGCCAAAGCACCGGTTGTTGCCCAACCGAGGCGGAAACGTTTGCCGGATGAACGGCAGGCAATTACTCACAAATTCAGCATTGCCGGGCATGAGGGGTATATTACCGTAGGCATGTATGAAGACGGCACACCGGGAGAAATCTTTATTGTCATGGCGAAAGAAGGCTCGGTGGTTTCCGGTTTGATGGATTCTTTTGCAACCGCCATTTCTCTGGCGCTGCAATATGGTGTACCTTTGACAGTACTTATCAATAAATTCATTCACTCGAGGTTTGAGCCTTCCGGTTTTACCAACAATCCGAAAATCCGCATGGCGAAATCCATTACGGATTACATTTTCAGGTGGCTGGCGCTCAAGTTTCTGCCGCCTGATGCAAGCCAGGAAGCCATGACCGAAACCGACGAGTTCGCCCCTGAAAACAGTATCAAGCAAGGGCAATCAGACCATGCGGCGCAAGAGAAGCTGGTTTATCAAACGCAGGCTGACGCACCGCCTTGTTTTGAATGCGGGGCGATTATGGTACGCAACGGCTCTTGCTACAAATGTTTGAACTGCGGTTCTACGAGTGGCTGTTCGTAA
- the ribD gene encoding bifunctional diaminohydroxyphosphoribosylaminopyrimidine deaminase/5-amino-6-(5-phosphoribosylamino)uracil reductase RibD, whose protein sequence is MTDEELIKKTLKLAEKGRGKVSPNPLVGAVITKNNEIIAEGFHREFGGVHAEVAALDSAREDVNGATLYVNLEPCSHTGKQPPCVERIKNSGIKRVVVGTPDPNPLVNGKGIALLRKEGLEVKVGVLEEACGNLNEAFFKYVQTNRPLITLKIAQTLDGKIAAAGGSSKWITSGKSRRLVHKMRSQNDAVLVGIGTVLKDNPRLTVRLAKGPNPKRIVLDSTLKIPLNSNFLTKPLVEKTIIATTSGASKEKIRSIKELGANVWTIKNDSKSRVDLSELCKKMGIEGITSVLVEGGSQIFSAFLQEKLADKIAIFIAPKIFGQGLSAVHFNGIHSLNASIKLSDFEKRKIGDDVLLTGRLQK, encoded by the coding sequence GTGACCGACGAAGAGCTGATAAAAAAAACACTCAAGCTGGCGGAAAAAGGGCGCGGCAAGGTTAGCCCAAATCCATTGGTCGGTGCGGTCATTACCAAAAATAATGAGATAATTGCCGAGGGTTTTCACCGGGAGTTCGGGGGCGTACATGCCGAAGTGGCAGCGCTTGATTCCGCGCGAGAGGATGTCAACGGCGCAACTTTGTATGTTAATTTAGAACCGTGCAGCCACACGGGAAAGCAGCCGCCATGTGTTGAACGAATCAAAAATTCCGGTATAAAAAGAGTCGTGGTTGGGACGCCTGATCCGAATCCGCTTGTGAACGGCAAAGGTATCGCACTTCTTCGGAAGGAAGGTTTAGAAGTCAAGGTTGGTGTTTTGGAAGAAGCCTGTGGCAATCTCAATGAGGCCTTTTTCAAGTATGTCCAAACCAACCGCCCGTTGATAACTTTAAAAATCGCGCAGACGTTAGATGGTAAAATTGCCGCAGCAGGTGGCAGCTCCAAATGGATTACTTCCGGGAAATCGCGGCGGTTGGTTCACAAGATGCGCAGCCAAAATGATGCGGTTCTCGTCGGCATTGGTACCGTTCTAAAAGACAACCCGAGATTGACCGTGCGTTTGGCAAAAGGCCCCAATCCAAAGCGAATTGTTCTGGACAGCACGCTAAAAATTCCATTGAACTCAAACTTTTTAACTAAACCTTTGGTTGAGAAAACAATCATTGCAACCACCTCTGGGGCTTCAAAAGAAAAAATTCGCAGTATTAAAGAGCTGGGCGCAAATGTTTGGACAATTAAAAATGATTCCAAATCCCGAGTTGATTTATCAGAGTTGTGCAAAAAAATGGGCATCGAGGGGATAACCAGCGTTTTGGTAGAAGGAGGGAGTCAGATATTCTCAGCTTTCCTGCAAGAGAAGTTAGCTGACAAAATTGCGATTTTCATCGCTCCGAAAATATTCGGGCAGGGTTTAAGCGCGGTTCATTTTAACGGGATTCATTCTTTGAATGCGAGTATAAAGCTGAGCGACTTTGAAAAACGAAAAATCGGCGATGATGTGTTGTTGACCGGGCGGCTTCAAAAATAG
- a CDS encoding riboflavin synthase — protein MFTGLIEEIGTIEQIQKHRGTLRFTLSVKEVVKDLAIDDSVALNGVCLTVVEFSKSNFQVEAVEETLNKTTFGSLKNGSQINLERSLRFSDRMGGHFVQGHVDAVGEVAAVQRQEGGVLLSIKLPAHLLKYVISEGSIAIDGVSLTIARLKENQITISLIPHTLEKTTLANLKVGDNVNIEVDLIGKYVERILTRPNQSKISEEWLEEMGYS, from the coding sequence ATGTTCACAGGACTGATAGAAGAAATCGGCACAATTGAGCAAATTCAAAAACATCGAGGAACGCTTCGATTTACTCTTTCTGTAAAGGAAGTTGTAAAGGATTTAGCCATCGATGACAGCGTCGCGTTAAATGGGGTTTGCCTGACAGTTGTTGAATTCTCGAAGTCAAACTTTCAGGTCGAAGCCGTTGAGGAAACGCTAAATAAGACAACATTCGGTTCGCTGAAAAATGGCAGTCAGATTAATTTAGAACGCTCGCTGAGATTTTCTGATCGAATGGGCGGCCATTTCGTGCAAGGACATGTGGATGCAGTCGGCGAGGTAGCGGCAGTACAACGGCAAGAGGGAGGGGTTCTGCTTTCAATAAAGCTGCCGGCGCACTTGTTGAAATATGTGATTTCCGAGGGTTCGATTGCAATTGATGGCGTGAGCTTGACGATCGCACGCTTGAAAGAGAACCAGATCACGATTTCTCTCATTCCGCATACCCTTGAAAAAACGACGCTGGCGAATTTAAAGGTAGGGGACAACGTTAATATAGAAGTAGATTTAATTGGTAAATATGTTGAAAGAATCTTAACCAGGCCGAATCAGAGTAAGATTTCTGAGGAATGGCTGGAAGAAATGGGTTATTCATAA
- a CDS encoding bifunctional 3,4-dihydroxy-2-butanone-4-phosphate synthase/GTP cyclohydrolase II: MFDNIKDAIEEYKQGNILIVVDDEDRENEGDFIMAAEKVTPEKVNFLAKHGRGLVCVPMTGERLDELDLHPMVPNNTERMRTYFTVSVDAKKNTTTGISTFDRTETVRVLIDPKTKRDELMRPGHVFPLRARDGGVLVRAGHTEAAVDFAKLSGLYPAGVLCEILDDDGSMARVPRLKELATQFKLKIITIKDLIEYRRQTEKLVKKLVTTNLPTEFGKFKLHLYCSEIDEQHHLAIVKGDVSSGKPTLVRVHSQCLTGDILGSLRCDCGDQLRQALMAVEKEGNGVVLYMRQEGRGIGLENKLKAYELQDKGKDTVEANEALGFKPDLRHYGVGAQILYDLGIRKIRLLTNNPKKIIGLSGYGLEVVERVKIEIPPNKINKKYLATKRDKLGHLLTLVDDEPEPENQEFLINKAELKT; this comes from the coding sequence ATGTTTGACAATATCAAGGATGCTATAGAAGAATATAAACAGGGCAATATTTTAATCGTTGTCGATGATGAAGACCGCGAAAATGAAGGCGACTTTATCATGGCCGCGGAGAAAGTTACCCCCGAAAAAGTCAATTTTCTGGCTAAGCACGGGCGGGGTTTGGTTTGTGTACCGATGACCGGCGAACGCCTCGATGAGCTCGATTTACATCCTATGGTTCCTAATAACACAGAAAGAATGCGAACTTACTTTACTGTCTCGGTCGACGCAAAAAAGAACACTACGACCGGTATTTCAACTTTTGACCGAACAGAAACAGTCAGGGTTTTAATCGACCCGAAAACCAAACGGGACGAGTTGATGCGGCCGGGTCATGTTTTCCCTTTAAGAGCACGGGATGGCGGCGTTTTGGTTCGCGCCGGTCACACGGAAGCGGCTGTTGATTTTGCGAAACTATCCGGACTGTATCCCGCAGGGGTGCTTTGCGAGATTTTAGACGATGACGGCAGTATGGCGAGGGTTCCGAGATTGAAAGAACTTGCCACACAGTTCAAATTGAAAATTATTACCATTAAGGACTTAATCGAATACCGCCGCCAAACTGAAAAATTGGTCAAAAAACTTGTCACTACGAATTTACCCACTGAATTTGGGAAATTCAAGTTACATTTATACTGTAGCGAAATTGACGAACAACATCATCTGGCAATTGTAAAAGGAGACGTGAGCTCTGGAAAGCCTACCCTTGTCCGGGTACATTCTCAGTGTCTTACAGGCGATATTCTTGGCTCACTGCGTTGTGACTGTGGAGATCAGTTGCGCCAGGCTCTGATGGCAGTTGAAAAAGAGGGGAACGGCGTGGTTTTGTATATGCGCCAGGAAGGGCGAGGCATCGGTCTGGAAAACAAACTCAAGGCTTATGAATTGCAAGATAAAGGCAAGGACACCGTTGAAGCGAACGAAGCGCTTGGGTTTAAACCGGATTTAAGGCATTACGGTGTGGGGGCGCAGATTTTATACGATCTTGGAATCAGGAAAATTCGCCTCTTGACCAATAATCCAAAGAAGATAATCGGCCTATCCGGTTACGGGCTTGAAGTCGTTGAAAGAGTAAAGATTGAAATACCCCCCAATAAAATTAATAAAAAATATCTTGCCACTAAACGCGACAAACTTGGACATCTTTTGACTTTAGTCGATGATGAACCCGAGCCGGAAAATCAGGAATTCTTAATCAACAAAGCGGAATTAAAAACATGA
- a CDS encoding 6,7-dimethyl-8-ribityllumazine synthase, with product MKTYQGQLSAKGKRFAIVVARFNSLITKQLLEGALDCLKRHGAVEQDIEVAWVPGSFEIPAMAHALAKSKKFNAVICLGALVRGATPHFDHIAAAATNGIAQVALETGVPTAYGVITADTLEQAIERAGTKAGNKGWDAALSAIEMADLFDQLT from the coding sequence ATGAAAACTTACCAAGGCCAATTATCTGCGAAAGGCAAGCGGTTTGCAATTGTAGTCGCCAGATTCAATAGTTTAATTACCAAGCAATTACTCGAAGGAGCGCTTGATTGTCTGAAAAGACATGGAGCTGTTGAACAAGATATTGAAGTTGCCTGGGTACCCGGCTCATTTGAGATACCGGCAATGGCGCACGCCCTGGCGAAGTCCAAGAAATTTAACGCCGTTATTTGTTTGGGTGCACTTGTTCGCGGAGCCACGCCCCATTTTGATCACATCGCTGCTGCAGCAACAAATGGGATCGCACAAGTGGCGCTCGAAACCGGCGTGCCGACAGCTTATGGCGTGATTACAGCCGACACTTTGGAACAAGCGATTGAGCGTGCCGGTACAAAAGCTGGGAACAAAGGCTGGGACGCTGCGCTTTCAGCAATAGAAATGGCCGACCTATTTGATCAATTGACTTGA
- the recN gene encoding DNA repair protein RecN produces MLRTLSIKNYALLADEEIEFGDNLNILTGETGAGKTIIINALGTILGDRVSSTIVREGAPKAIIEGTFQIEENGQLLNFLKKNDLALDQEQMILRREISDNNRSRAFVNDTPVQLSILQEIGDLAVDLHGQHDHQSLLKIKNHLIFLDEFGSLELEVKEVGESYQKLQSVIAELTELENKQGLLKEKKEHYTFQINEINKIDPSPDEEEELFKEEKITQNRERLFNSTNEFYRILYEGEKSVLEQLGRVSNGLRELQEIDQEFQAAQFDCESAKLTVEEISKFLGSYKSNIDFNPQRAEELQNRIATLAGLKKRFGGSLQEAVNAREKMQAELESLENLDSQIASLKKTIESERETFSKLCFGLSQKRKNFARQLDQLVPEVLSYLGMPSVRFKVTLKYQDDPLGVINIQGQDYHATSAGMDFVEFFISTNKGEELRPLAKVASGGEISRIMLALKSLLAKNGRIPVLVFDEIDSGVSGRIAQSVGRKLKELSEFHQVICITHLPQIASMGERHLLVEKVERMGRVETNIRKLTSEERTEAIAKLLAGEKISETHLNSARELLHDATID; encoded by the coding sequence ATGTTAAGAACTCTTTCAATTAAAAATTATGCTTTACTCGCGGATGAGGAAATCGAGTTTGGTGATAACCTAAATATCTTAACCGGCGAAACCGGCGCCGGCAAGACGATCATCATAAACGCGTTGGGAACTATTTTGGGGGATCGCGTTAGTAGTACGATTGTACGAGAGGGAGCGCCTAAGGCAATAATTGAGGGCACTTTTCAGATAGAAGAAAACGGCCAACTGCTAAATTTTCTCAAGAAAAATGACCTTGCTCTGGATCAGGAGCAGATGATCTTGAGACGCGAAATTTCTGACAACAATCGTTCCCGGGCATTTGTTAATGACACGCCTGTACAACTATCAATTCTGCAGGAAATTGGCGATCTGGCGGTTGACCTGCACGGACAGCACGATCATCAGTCTTTGTTAAAGATTAAAAATCACCTGATATTTCTGGATGAGTTTGGTTCTCTGGAGCTTGAAGTTAAAGAGGTCGGTGAATCATATCAAAAGCTTCAATCCGTTATTGCTGAATTAACAGAGCTGGAAAACAAACAAGGGTTATTAAAGGAAAAAAAAGAGCATTATACTTTTCAAATAAATGAAATTAACAAGATCGACCCGTCACCAGACGAGGAAGAAGAACTCTTCAAAGAAGAAAAAATCACGCAAAACAGGGAACGCCTTTTTAATTCAACAAATGAGTTTTATAGAATTTTATACGAAGGAGAAAAGTCTGTACTTGAGCAGCTTGGGCGGGTGAGCAACGGGCTTCGGGAGCTTCAAGAAATTGACCAGGAGTTTCAAGCCGCCCAGTTTGATTGTGAATCAGCTAAGCTGACGGTTGAGGAGATTTCCAAGTTCCTGGGGAGTTATAAGTCAAATATTGACTTCAACCCACAGCGGGCAGAGGAATTGCAAAATCGAATTGCCACATTAGCAGGATTAAAGAAACGTTTTGGAGGAAGTCTCCAAGAAGCTGTCAATGCTCGGGAAAAAATGCAAGCGGAATTGGAGAGTTTGGAGAATCTGGATTCACAAATCGCATCTTTAAAAAAAACGATTGAATCTGAAAGGGAAACATTCTCAAAGCTGTGCTTTGGATTAAGCCAAAAAAGGAAGAATTTCGCAAGGCAGCTAGATCAACTCGTTCCGGAAGTCTTATCATATTTAGGGATGCCTTCAGTTCGTTTCAAGGTGACTCTAAAGTATCAAGATGATCCACTTGGGGTAATCAACATTCAAGGTCAGGACTACCATGCAACCTCGGCTGGCATGGATTTTGTAGAGTTTTTCATTTCAACAAACAAAGGGGAAGAATTGCGGCCTCTTGCCAAGGTGGCTTCGGGTGGTGAAATCTCTCGCATCATGCTTGCCTTAAAATCACTCCTGGCAAAGAATGGCCGGATTCCTGTTCTGGTGTTTGATGAAATTGATAGCGGCGTTTCAGGCCGAATTGCCCAATCCGTTGGACGTAAATTAAAGGAACTTTCGGAGTTCCATCAAGTGATTTGTATTACTCACTTGCCGCAGATTGCCAGCATGGGGGAGCGGCACTTATTAGTTGAGAAAGTTGAGAGAATGGGCAGGGTTGAAACGAATATCCGGAAACTGACTTCAGAAGAAAGGACCGAAGCAATCGCGAAATTGCTGGCGGGTGAAAAAATTTCCGAAACGCATTTAAATAGTGCGCGCGAACTTTTGCACGACGCGACCATAGATTAA
- the murA gene encoding UDP-N-acetylglucosamine 1-carboxyvinyltransferase, whose amino-acid sequence MDKIGINGGKALKGRVKISGAKNAALPIMAATLLASGKFKIHNVPDLRDVKTMAHLLRIIGAQVEFANNSLTIDTSKCNFYEAPYELVKTMRASIYVLAPLLARFLEAKVSLPGGCALGSRPVDLHLKGLEKLGAKIELEKGYIVANAKKLTGASINFDISSVGATGNILMAAVLAQGRTIIENASHEPEITALAQFLVTMGADIEGIETGRLTVRGVNHLKPVEYTVVPDRIETGTYLMAAAITGGEVELTDTDPKILTSLVSKLRECDVFIEEGDSTLYCKAPNQIKPVSITTAPYPGFPTDLQAQWMTLMCVANGSSIITDTIFVDRFTHVAELRRLGAEIKRNKNSAVVTGTENLNGAPVMSTDLRASASLILAGLKAQGRTDVLRVYHIDRGYEKIEEKLKLLGADIWREEGGL is encoded by the coding sequence TTGGATAAAATTGGTATAAACGGGGGGAAGGCACTAAAGGGTCGAGTTAAGATTAGTGGCGCCAAAAATGCCGCTTTGCCAATTATGGCCGCAACCCTTTTAGCTTCGGGCAAGTTTAAAATCCATAACGTTCCCGATTTACGCGACGTTAAGACAATGGCGCATCTTCTGCGCATTATCGGCGCACAGGTGGAATTCGCAAACAATTCGCTCACTATCGATACCTCGAAGTGCAATTTTTATGAAGCGCCATACGAGCTTGTTAAAACCATGCGGGCTTCAATTTACGTTCTGGCGCCTTTGTTGGCGCGTTTTTTAGAAGCAAAAGTGTCTTTGCCAGGCGGGTGTGCTCTTGGTTCGAGACCTGTCGATCTGCATCTCAAAGGCTTGGAAAAGCTCGGTGCAAAAATTGAATTGGAAAAAGGTTACATTGTTGCAAATGCAAAAAAGCTGACAGGCGCTTCCATTAATTTTGATATTTCAAGCGTCGGCGCGACCGGGAATATTTTGATGGCCGCTGTGTTGGCACAGGGCCGAACCATAATTGAGAACGCCTCCCACGAACCTGAAATAACTGCCTTAGCTCAATTTCTGGTGACCATGGGAGCCGATATTGAAGGAATTGAAACGGGAAGGCTGACGGTTCGTGGCGTCAACCATCTCAAACCGGTTGAATATACAGTCGTTCCCGATAGAATTGAAACCGGGACTTATTTAATGGCAGCTGCGATTACTGGTGGAGAAGTTGAACTAACGGATACGGATCCGAAAATTCTTACGAGTTTAGTTTCCAAATTGCGCGAATGTGACGTATTTATAGAAGAAGGAGATTCGACACTTTATTGTAAGGCTCCGAATCAAATCAAACCTGTGAGTATTACGACAGCACCCTATCCCGGTTTTCCAACGGATCTGCAGGCTCAATGGATGACTTTAATGTGCGTCGCTAACGGCAGCAGCATTATTACCGATACTATATTTGTTGATAGGTTTACTCATGTAGCTGAACTGAGACGTCTCGGTGCAGAGATCAAGCGCAATAAAAATAGCGCTGTTGTAACTGGAACCGAGAATCTTAACGGTGCCCCTGTGATGTCAACGGACTTGCGCGCTAGCGCTTCCCTTATTCTGGCCGGACTGAAAGCACAGGGTAGAACCGATGTTCTGAGAGTTTATCATATCGATAGAGGTTACGAGAAAATCGAAGAAAAATTGAAATTGTTGGGAGCTGATATTTGGCGTGAAGAAGGCGGGTTATAA